A genomic stretch from Ictalurus punctatus breed USDA103 chromosome 2, Coco_2.0, whole genome shotgun sequence includes:
- the ciita gene encoding MHC class II transactivator isoform X4, translating into MLLQCKMEARSETEPEDIMTSVDHGETMPDRLLDMIVSAPLEEFPFEEFLDSSYSDEVWDDIPDGSDEKSTLVYGVCSEISSPTEIPTKKRRVCERAPKKTPRAKRSKRAPKSSETPPEVNMAVQEGDFHVTGVSSLVRFPLTIATTASLMPSGAPAMQIIQTFNPLSPPVIKGILPVRHTYVLVSPQSLAPVPMPQIAPLSPVDGTVAPLELSMSIHPVSSLSDSASRGQSPSQLAPVSPSKDKSPSKEYLSTTQQIKKMPVIPKNVQDFIECLKLHLQKTCSMMQGGMSMESHYIDTPLVQRKLIIRTGKNANKCLEKELVVLSDSERKKATMHRSHVFQNYGSNSKQLITVLGKAGMGKSTFIQRLALDWSTGGLQQFQFIFLLNCKILNLTQASYSLKSLLFDSSMFPQCEDSEAIFKHVLAFPENVLIVFDSFDDMKDLEGLLQSTATSATDGDYSIRQLFSGLFQKKILSGCTLLIATRPKDVLNQLLRKVDSILELCCFSPKDIEMYVSNYFGDTSEKENALRTITSQKYIFNLCSNPLLCRLTCFLSEHQKSNGLPSTLTDLYQRVLSQHLELNDNLQGSDKDIVQLCNVAWDGFKMQSSLLNQNQNKNLVDYGLNSGILTTRTRYEEPGNKQVTYFANLFVQNLLTALLLVHSNEMNDKTLLGQTALHQRKRKSPGEWQDVLQRFVMGLLFQKNTPPCFRVFQSSTDLQAKRKAVEVHLENLKPGELIPSRLLELFHCVYEARNVKLAKLLVKNLPDNLSFCGAQLSPVDVYVVWHLLLNTKGLKRTFSIDLRDTCVPLSGLKELVALDCVASFRAPTMDAINLWEDLHHSNDELSLKNAIDKFTINPLKVSQVSHVENLLVLVQIHNEKKLPLCEAEPALEDGVPAVRHLHKLEYELGQQNSPEVFLRQAEVLSALQSLHHLDLENNKMGDAEAEQLAGVLSSLSSLKLLNLSQNCIGDAGVQKLSEALPSASSLQSLSLYGNVIGDSGAESLASVLPLMTSLLDLDVKYNKFTDIGAKKLSAALKKSPSVKSLQMWNDCVPYGVFEHLQLQDCRIKAL; encoded by the exons ATCGTCTATTGGACATGATCGTCTCTGCGCCACTTGAAGAATTTCCATTTGAAGAATTTCTCG attCAAGTTACTCAGATGAGGTCTGGGACGATATCCCAG ATGGATCAGATGAAAAATCCACACTGGTTTATGGGGTATGCAGTGAGATTTCATCTCCGACGGAAATACCAACCAAGAAGCGTCGAg TGTGTGAAAGGGCACCGAAGAAAACACCTCGCGCTAAACGCAGTAAAAGAG CCCCCAAGAGCTCTGAAACGCCCCCTGAAGTCAACATGGCTGTGCAGGAAGGGGATTTCCACGTCACTGGCGTGTCCTCGCTTGTACGCTTCCCCTTAACGATCGCCACTACCGCCTCTCTGATGCCATCTG GTGCACCAGCAATGCAGATCATACAAACATTCAACCCCCTTTCTCCTCCAGTGATTAAAGGCATTCTGCCGGTACGGCACACCTATGTGCTGG TTTCACCACAATCTCTAGCTCCAGTGCCAATGCCACAGATTGCCCCTTTGTCACCTG TTGATGGTACAGTGGCTCCTTTAGAGCTCAGCATGTCCATTCATCCCGTAAGCTCATTATCGGACAGCGCAAGTAGGGGTCAGTCTCCATCCCAACTAGCTCCTGTTTCACCCTCAAAAG ACAAATCACCCTCCAAAGAGTATCTTTCTACAACCCAGCAAATCAAGAAGATGCCAGTGATACCAA AGAATGTTCAAGACTTCATTGAGTGCTTGAAGTTACACCTACAAAAAACGTGTAGTATGATGCAAGGAGGAATGAGCATGGAGTCTCACTACATAGACACACCACTGGTGCAAAGGAAGCTTATCATCAGAACTGgcaaaaatgcaaacaaatgctTAGAGAAGGAACTTGTGGTGCTCAGTGATTCAGAGCGAAAGAAAGCCACGATGCACAGGAGCCATGTTTTCCAAAACTATGGATCCAATAGCAAGCAACTGATCACAGTCCTTGGGAAAGCCGGCATGGGAAAAAGCACATTTATCCAGCGTTTGGCCTTGGACTGGTCCACCGGTGGCCTTCAGCAGTTCCAATTCATCTTTTTGCTGAATTGCAAAATTCTCAATCTGACTCAGGCGAGCTATAGTCTGAAGAGTTTGCTGTTTGACTCATCCATGTTTCCTCAGTGTGAGGATTCAGAGGCCATCTTCAAACACGTTCTCGCCTTTCCAGAGAACGTTCTCATTGTTTTTGACAGTTTCGATGACATGAAAGACCTTGAAGGTCTTCTTCAATCCACCGCTACCTCAGCCACGGATGGCGACTACAGTATCCGGCAGCTCTTTTCTGGTTTGTTCCAGAAAAAGATTCTGTCAGGGTGCACACTTTTGATTGCCACCCGACCCAAAGATGTCTTAAACCAGCTGCTGCGGAAAGTAGACAGTATCTTGGAGTTATGTTGCTTTTCTCCAAAGGACATAGAAATGTATGTCTCAAACTATTTTGGGGATACATCAGAGAAAGAGAATGCACTGAGAACAATAACAagccaaaaatatattttcaactTATGCTCGAACCCTTTGCTATGTCGCCTTACGTGCTTTTTGTCAGAGCATCAAAAAAGCAATGGTTTGCCTTCGACTCTTACGGATTTATACCAAAGAGTGCTCAGCCAGCATTTAGAGCTGAATGATAACCTTCAGGGATCCGACAAGGACATTGTGCAGTTATGTAACGTGGCATGGGATGGATTTAAGATGCAAAGCTCCCTTTTAaaccaaaatcaaaacaaaaacctggTAGACTACGGACTCAACTCTGGGATACTTACGACACGTACACGATATGAAGAACCTGGCAACAAGCAGGTCACCTATTTTGCTAATCTTTTTGTGCAGAACCTTCTAACCGCTCTGCTTTTGGTACATTCTAATGAAATGAATGACAAAACGCTGCTGGGTCAGACTGCACTCCACCAACGTAAAAGGAAGTCTCCAGGAGAATGGCAGGATGTGCTACAAAGGTTCGTAATGGGATTACTCTTTcagaaaaacaccccccccTGTTTCAGGGTCTTCCAAAGCAGTACTGACCTACAGGCCAAAAGAAAAGCAGTGGAAGTCCATCTGGAGAATCTGAAACCGGGTGAGCTGATTCCCAGCAGGTTACTGGAACTGTTTCATTGTGTGTACGAGGCCAGAAATGTCAAACTTGCCAAACTTCTGGTCAAAAACCTTCCTGACAATCTGTCATTTTGCGGAGCTCAGCTCTCTCCAGTGGATGTCTATGTTGTTTGGCATCTTCTGTTGAATACCAAAGGACTCAAACGGACATTTTCCATTGACTTGAGGGACACGTGTGTTCCTCTCAGTGGTCTCAAAGAGCTGGTTGCGCTGGACTGTGTGGCCTCATTCCG AGCACCTACGATGGACGCCATTAATCTGTGGGAGGACCTGCATCACAGCAATGATGAACTGAGTTTGAAAAATGCCATCGACAAGTTTACTATAAACCCTCTGAAGGTGTCTCAGGTGTCTCATGTGGAGAACCTGCTCGTTCTTGTACAAATCCACAATGAGAAGAAGCTGCCCTTATG CGAGGCGGAGCCGGCTCTAGAGGACGGTGTCCCAGCAGTGAGACATCTTCACAAGTTGGAGTACGA GCTCGGCCAGCAGAACAGTCCTGAGGTTTTTCTCCGGCAGGCGGAGGTCTTATCTGCTCTTCAGTCTCTCCATCATCTGGA TCTGGAGAATAATAAAATGGGGGATGCTGAAGCGGAGCAGTTGGCCGGTGTGCTGAGCTCGCTGTCGTCTCTGAAGCTGCTGAA TCTTTCTCAGAACTGCATCGGAGACGCCGGAGTGCAGAAACTTTCCGAGGCCCTACCGTCCGCGTCCTCGCTGCAGAGCCTCAG CCTGTATGGAAACGTGATCGGGGACAGCGGCGCTGAGAGCTTGGCGTCGGTTTTACCGCTCATGACGTCTCTGCTGGACCTGGA